GCACGCCGGCCTACGTCTATTCCCGTGCGACGCTGGAACGCCATTTCCGCGCCTACGACGACGCCCTGGCCGGCCGTCCACACCTGGTGCGCTATGCGGTGAAGGCCAACAGTAACCTGGCGGTGCTCAATGTGCTGGCGCGCCTGGGCGCCGGGTTCGATATCGTTTCAGTCGGCGAACTGGAGCGTGTCCTTCGTGCCGGCGGCGAAGCGTCCAAGGTCGTATTCTCCGGCGTGGGCAAGCAGCCTGCAGAAATGCGCCGGGCGCTTGAAGCCGGTGTGCGTTGTTTCAATGTCGAGTCCGAGACCGAGCTGGACCGCCTCAACCAGGTGGCCGGTGAGCTCGGCAAGAAGGCGCCAATCTCCCTGCGGGTCAATCCGGACGTGGACGCCGGCACGCATCCCTATATTTCCACGGGCCTGAAAGAGAACAAGTTCGGCGTGGATATCGCCGAGGCGCGTCGCATCTACGCGAGTGCGGCCCGTTTGCCGAATCTCGACATTATAGGTGTGGATTGCCATATCGGCTCCCAGCTCACCAACGTGTCGCCCTTCCTCGATGCTCTCGACCGGGTGCTGGCACTCATCGACGAGCTCGCCGGCGATGGGATCCATATCCATCACCTGGACTTGGGTGGTGGCCTGGGCGTGACCTATAACCAGGAGAAGCCCCCCTCGCCCAGCGAATACATGGCGCAGGTGCAAGAGCGCCTGGGCGACCGCAAGCTGGAAATCATCCTGGAGCCGGGTCGTTCCATTGCCGCCAATGCCGGCATCCTGCTGACCCGGGTCGAATTCCTCAAGTGCACCGACCATCGCAACTTCGCGATCATCGACGCCGCCATGAACGACCTGATCCGTCCGGCGCTCTACAGCGCCTGGCAGGCCATCGTTCCGGCAACGCCGCGTACGGATGTCGAGACCAAGGCCTGGGATCTGGTCGGCCCGGTCTGCGAAACCGGCGATTTTCTCGGTAAGGAGCGCGAACTGGCGCTGGCGCCGGGTGACTTGCTGGCCGTGCGGTCCGCCGGTGCCTATGGTTTCGTCA
The window above is part of the Marinobacter nanhaiticus D15-8W genome. Proteins encoded here:
- the lysA gene encoding diaminopimelate decarboxylase; this translates as MDYFNYRDGTLFAEDLPVTRIAEQFGTPAYVYSRATLERHFRAYDDALAGRPHLVRYAVKANSNLAVLNVLARLGAGFDIVSVGELERVLRAGGEASKVVFSGVGKQPAEMRRALEAGVRCFNVESETELDRLNQVAGELGKKAPISLRVNPDVDAGTHPYISTGLKENKFGVDIAEARRIYASAARLPNLDIIGVDCHIGSQLTNVSPFLDALDRVLALIDELAGDGIHIHHLDLGGGLGVTYNQEKPPSPSEYMAQVQERLGDRKLEIILEPGRSIAANAGILLTRVEFLKCTDHRNFAIIDAAMNDLIRPALYSAWQAIVPATPRTDVETKAWDLVGPVCETGDFLGKERELALAPGDLLAVRSAGAYGFVMSSNYNSRNRPPELMVDGDQVHVVRQRETLDDQMRLEACLPE